The following proteins are encoded in a genomic region of Paenibacillus sp. FSL R7-0273:
- a CDS encoding YneF family protein, which produces MDIALPIITLVVGLIGGFAIGVFYLRRQMTTMQNDPEMLQKVAKQMGYNLNGKQMQRAQQMLKNNGGQPGRPAPAARQKPGRKGR; this is translated from the coding sequence ATGGATATTGCGTTGCCTATTATTACGCTTGTTGTAGGTCTGATCGGCGGATTTGCCATTGGTGTATTCTATCTGCGCAGACAAATGACAACGATGCAGAATGATCCGGAAATGCTTCAGAAAGTGGCTAAGCAAATGGGCTATAACCTTAACGGCAAACAAATGCAGCGTGCCCAGCAGATGCTGAAGAATAACGGCGGACAGCCGGGACGGCCTGCTCCGGCAGCCAGACAGAAACCGGGCCGCAAGGGCAGATAA
- the folE gene encoding GTP cyclohydrolase I FolE has translation MGGIKEYVNGKVSVNREQIEYHVAKILELIGEDTGREGLLETPARVTRMYEEIFGGYSIDPREALGVTFDESHEELVIVKDIVYYSQCEHHMAPFFGKVHIGYVPSGRIAGLSKLARLVEAVSRRLQVQERITAQIADIMAEVLSPHGVMVVVEGEHLCMCARGVKKPGSKTVTMATRGSFREDAAARAEFLALIKE, from the coding sequence ATGGGGGGCATCAAGGAATATGTGAACGGTAAGGTATCTGTGAACCGTGAGCAGATCGAGTACCACGTTGCGAAAATATTGGAGTTAATCGGTGAAGACACCGGCCGTGAAGGATTGCTGGAAACGCCGGCACGTGTCACGCGGATGTACGAGGAGATCTTTGGCGGTTATTCAATAGATCCCCGCGAGGCGCTCGGCGTTACATTTGATGAGTCTCATGAAGAGCTGGTTATTGTAAAGGATATCGTCTATTACAGCCAGTGTGAGCATCACATGGCCCCTTTCTTCGGCAAGGTGCATATCGGCTACGTGCCAAGCGGCCGGATTGCCGGGCTTAGCAAGCTGGCCAGGCTGGTGGAAGCGGTGAGCCGGCGCCTGCAGGTACAGGAGCGTATCACAGCGCAAATTGCCGACATTATGGCAGAGGTGCTGAGTCCGCACGGCGTGATGGTTGTGGTAGAGGGAGAACATCTGTGCATGTGCGCCCGCGGGGTGAAGAAGCCCGGCAGCAAGACGGTGACCATGGCGACCAGAGGCAGCTTCCGTGAAGATGCTGCAGCGCGTGCAGAATTCCTGGCCTTGATCAAAGAATAG
- a CDS encoding Fe-Mn family superoxide dismutase — translation MLYVYGPLLPARILEEIIFWKTQEKEHTEVIKGIVPALEEPYVKLLDEWAVVFGAAEQAARRLLEVSLGPPPGGHTGLAGDTGQLVHTACGQSREFIRQLYALREASPAVKAQPLAGIVILHIIRESEYFLAVLGSLSAPGQISGMMREAAIDHPELLEPASRAEARGALEPPAFGTSLPELREPGSVPIGGHTLPPLPYPYNALEPYIDEKTMVIHHDKHHQSYVDGLNKAELKLAEARKSGDFDLVKHWERELAFNGAGHYLHTIFWNVMSPQGGGRPTGALLDAIERSFGSYDAFKNQFTEAANKVEGGGWALLVWSPRSRRLEILTAEKHQNLSQWDVVPLLALDVWEHAYYLKHQNNRADYIKDWWKVVNWPYVSERYAAARKLMWQPY, via the coding sequence ATGCTGTATGTATACGGGCCGCTGCTGCCTGCGCGTATTCTTGAGGAGATTATATTCTGGAAAACCCAGGAGAAGGAGCATACCGAGGTTATCAAAGGGATTGTTCCTGCACTGGAGGAGCCCTACGTTAAGCTGCTGGACGAGTGGGCTGTCGTCTTCGGCGCCGCAGAGCAGGCTGCACGAAGGCTGCTGGAGGTCTCTCTGGGTCCACCCCCGGGCGGACACACCGGGCTTGCCGGCGATACCGGACAGCTTGTTCACACCGCCTGCGGCCAGTCCCGCGAATTCATCCGCCAGCTCTACGCTCTGCGGGAAGCCAGCCCTGCGGTTAAAGCCCAGCCCCTGGCCGGCATAGTTATCCTGCATATTATCCGGGAGTCTGAGTATTTTCTGGCTGTTCTAGGGTCGCTGAGCGCTCCGGGCCAAATTTCCGGAATGATGAGGGAAGCGGCTATTGACCACCCCGAGCTGCTGGAGCCTGCCAGCAGGGCTGAAGCCAGGGGAGCCCTTGAGCCTCCCGCCTTCGGAACTTCCTTGCCGGAGCTGCGTGAGCCGGGCTCGGTCCCGATCGGCGGCCATACCCTTCCCCCGCTTCCCTACCCCTATAATGCGCTGGAGCCTTACATTGACGAAAAGACGATGGTCATTCACCATGACAAACACCACCAGAGCTATGTAGACGGACTGAACAAGGCTGAGCTCAAGCTGGCTGAGGCCCGCAAGAGCGGCGATTTCGATCTGGTTAAGCACTGGGAGCGGGAGCTTGCCTTTAACGGGGCAGGCCATTACCTGCATACGATCTTCTGGAATGTCATGTCTCCACAGGGCGGGGGACGCCCGACGGGGGCCTTGCTGGATGCCATCGAACGCAGCTTCGGCAGCTACGATGCCTTCAAGAACCAGTTTACTGAGGCAGCCAATAAGGTGGAGGGCGGCGGCTGGGCCCTGCTGGTCTGGAGCCCGCGCAGCCGCAGGCTGGAAATCCTGACTGCCGAGAAGCATCAGAATCTGTCACAGTGGGATGTTGTCCCGCTGCTGGCGCTTGACGTCTGGGAGCATGCCTATTATCTTAAACACCAGAATAACCGGGCCGATTACATTAAAGACTGGTGGAAGGTTGTCAACTGGCCGTATGTCTCCGAGCGTTACGCCGCCGCCCGTAAGCTGATGTGGCAGCCTTATTAA
- a CDS encoding alpha/beta hydrolase, whose amino-acid sequence MDLATLRTGPPVSHKPDKHKPDAAHQISLRMIRFKHIVVALLLSVFFFFVFCFIALHAYIAWVLSNPTVAPLYSTPMIAKGLEYEDVNFPALDGSRTMQGWYIPSEGSTKTIVFSHGYGANREETWVPMYDLAHYAHSLNFNVVMFDYGFAAQVNKDIATGGKKESQQLLGAINFAKERGAREIVVWGFSMGAGTALQAGLVTEDVDAMILDSTFLLEPDTLYHNIKQNIDLPRQPSLEIMELLFPVLNGTGLNQIPYSQVKKEDYSFPILFMHGTKDDKAPYPIAEELAANQSNPYSGSWIIEDSHHELLFREHPREYLRRVSAFLGNVQLADSQEEGGIRAASK is encoded by the coding sequence ATGGATCTGGCAACTCTCCGTACCGGCCCGCCGGTCTCACACAAGCCTGATAAGCACAAGCCGGATGCAGCACATCAGATTTCACTGCGGATGATCCGTTTTAAGCATATTGTTGTAGCATTGCTGCTATCGGTCTTTTTCTTCTTTGTTTTCTGTTTCATTGCACTGCATGCCTATATCGCCTGGGTGCTGTCCAATCCGACGGTAGCCCCGCTCTATTCTACGCCTATGATTGCCAAGGGGCTGGAATATGAGGATGTAAACTTCCCGGCGCTTGACGGCAGCCGCACGATGCAGGGCTGGTATATCCCGTCTGAAGGCTCAACCAAGACCATCGTGTTCAGCCACGGCTACGGGGCGAACCGCGAAGAGACCTGGGTGCCCATGTATGATCTGGCCCATTATGCGCATAGCCTGAACTTTAATGTCGTCATGTTCGATTACGGCTTCGCCGCGCAGGTTAACAAGGACATTGCTACCGGCGGCAAAAAGGAATCCCAGCAGCTGCTCGGCGCTATTAATTTTGCCAAGGAGCGGGGGGCCCGTGAGATTGTCGTATGGGGCTTCTCTATGGGTGCGGGCACTGCGCTTCAGGCCGGGCTTGTAACAGAGGACGTTGATGCCATGATTCTGGACAGCACGTTCCTGCTGGAGCCGGATACCCTTTATCATAATATCAAGCAGAATATTGATCTGCCGCGCCAGCCCTCCCTGGAAATTATGGAGCTTCTGTTCCCTGTGCTGAACGGAACGGGACTGAATCAGATTCCTTACAGCCAAGTTAAAAAGGAGGATTATTCCTTCCCGATCCTGTTCATGCACGGCACTAAGGATGACAAGGCGCCTTATCCGATTGCCGAGGAGCTGGCGGCCAACCAGAGCAATCCTTATTCCGGCTCCTGGATTATTGAGGACAGCCACCATGAGCTGCTGTTCCGCGAGCATCCCCGCGAATATCTGCGCCGTGTCTCTGCTTTTCTCGGCAATGTACAGCTCGCTGATTCGCAGGAGGAAGGCGGAATCCGGGCTGCAAGCAAATGA